From Camelus bactrianus isolate YW-2024 breed Bactrian camel chromosome 16, ASM4877302v1, whole genome shotgun sequence, the proteins below share one genomic window:
- the MRM3 gene encoding rRNA methyltransferase 3, mitochondrial isoform X3 encodes MAALLNRVGWATRPVLPVVQIWDLDARRWVRALRRSPVKVVFPSGQVVERKPSPGKQPRKAAAEASPREQRLKQPFQVPPSQTPSTWEESGLRYDKAFPGDKRLSSVMTIVKSRPFREKQGKILLEGRRLIADALKAGAVPKVFFFSRLDYIKELPIEKLKGVGLIKVKFEDIKDWSDLVTPQGIMGIFAKPDHVKMTYPETQLRHTLPLLLICDNLRDPGNLGTILRSAAGAGCSKVLLTKGCVDPWEPKVLRAGMGAHFQVPIINNLDWEAVPNYLPTNTRVFVADNCGLYAQAQAQMSNKASDHGWICDRRLLKFHKYEEEEEDLEDGACEGWLPELEVQSYDSDWTEAPAAVVVGGETHGLSLESLQLAESTRGGRLLIPIVPGVDSLNSAMAASILLFEGKRQLR; translated from the exons ATGGCGGCGCTGTTGAATCGCGTGGGCTGGGCAACGCGACCTGTGCTGCCAGTGGTCCAGATTTGGGACCTTGACGCGCGGCGCTGGGTCCGGGCGCTGCGGCGAAGCCCCGTGAAAGTGGTGTTTCCATCCGGTCAGGTGGTGGAACGGAAGCCCAGTCCCGGGAAGCAGCCCCGGAAGGCGGCGGCGGAGGCCAGTCCCCGCGAGCAGCGGCTGAAGCAGCCGTTTCAGGTCCCCCCATCTCAGACACCAAGCACCTGGGAAGAGTCCGGGCTTCGCTATGATAAGGCTTTCCCTGGAGACAAAAGGCTGAG CAGTGTGATGACAATAGTTAAGTCCAGGCCATTTCGGGAAAAGCAAGGGAAGATTCTGCTGGAAGGTCGTAGGCTGATCGCAGACGCTCTCAAGGCTGGTGCTGTGCCCAAAGTTTTCTTCTTTAGCCGTCTGGACTACATAAAGGAGCTGCCCATTGAGAAGCTGAAAGGTGTTGGCCTCATTAAGGTGAAATTTGAGGATATCAAGGATTGGTCCGACCTAGTGACACCACAAGGAATAATGG GGATTTTTGCCAAACCTGACCATGTTAAGATGACATACCCAGAGACTCAGCTTCGTCACACACTGCCCTTATTATTGATCTGTGACAATCTCCGTGACCCTGGGAACCTGGGGACAATTCTGAGATCTGCTGCTGGGGCAGGCTGCAGCAAAGTATTACTCACCAAAG gTTGTGTGGATCCCTGGGAGCCCAAAGTGCTGCGGGCCGGGATGGGCGCACATTTCCAGGTGCCCATCATCAACAATCTGGACTGGGAAGCAGTGCCCAACTACCTGCCCACCAATACCCGGGTCTTCGTGGCTGACAACTGCGGCCTTTATGCGCAGGCCCAGGCCCAGATGTCTAATAAGGCTAGTGACCATGGCTGGATATGTGACCGACGACTCCTAAAGTTTCACAAgtatgaggaagaggaagaggatctAGAAGATGGAGCCTGTGAAGGCTGGCTCCCCGAACTTGAGGTCCAGAGTTACGACTCGGATTGGACAGAGGCACCAGCAGCAGTGGTAGTAGGTGGGGAGACCCATGGCTTGAGCCTGGAGTCCCTGCAGTTGGCCGAGAGCACCAGGGGCGGGCGCCTGCTGATCCCCATCGTACCTGGTGTGGACAGCCTCAACTCCGCCATGGCTGCAAGCATCCTGCTCTTTGAAGGGAAACGACAACTGCGG TGA
- the MRM3 gene encoding rRNA methyltransferase 3, mitochondrial isoform X2 — translation MAALLNRVGWATRPVLPVVQIWDLDARRWVRALRRSPVKVVFPSGQVVERKPSPGKQPRKAAAEASPREQRLKQPFQVPPSQTPSTWEESGLRYDKAFPGDKRLSSVMTIVKSRPFREKQGKILLEGRRLIADALKAGAVPKVFFFSRLDYIKELPIEKLKGVGLIKVKFEDIKDWSDLVTPQGIMGIFAKPDHVKMTYPETQLRHTLPLLLICDNLRDPGNLGTILRSAAGAGCSKVLLTKGCVDPWEPKVLRAGMGAHFQVPIINNLDWEAVPNYLPTNTRVFVADNCGLYAQAQAQMSNKASDHGWICDRRLLKFHKYEEEEEDLEDGACEGWLPELEVQSYDSDWTEAPAAVVVGGETHGLSLESLQLAESTRGGRLLIPIVPGVDSLNSAMAASILLFEGKRQLREGAAFIN, via the exons ATGGCGGCGCTGTTGAATCGCGTGGGCTGGGCAACGCGACCTGTGCTGCCAGTGGTCCAGATTTGGGACCTTGACGCGCGGCGCTGGGTCCGGGCGCTGCGGCGAAGCCCCGTGAAAGTGGTGTTTCCATCCGGTCAGGTGGTGGAACGGAAGCCCAGTCCCGGGAAGCAGCCCCGGAAGGCGGCGGCGGAGGCCAGTCCCCGCGAGCAGCGGCTGAAGCAGCCGTTTCAGGTCCCCCCATCTCAGACACCAAGCACCTGGGAAGAGTCCGGGCTTCGCTATGATAAGGCTTTCCCTGGAGACAAAAGGCTGAG CAGTGTGATGACAATAGTTAAGTCCAGGCCATTTCGGGAAAAGCAAGGGAAGATTCTGCTGGAAGGTCGTAGGCTGATCGCAGACGCTCTCAAGGCTGGTGCTGTGCCCAAAGTTTTCTTCTTTAGCCGTCTGGACTACATAAAGGAGCTGCCCATTGAGAAGCTGAAAGGTGTTGGCCTCATTAAGGTGAAATTTGAGGATATCAAGGATTGGTCCGACCTAGTGACACCACAAGGAATAATGG GGATTTTTGCCAAACCTGACCATGTTAAGATGACATACCCAGAGACTCAGCTTCGTCACACACTGCCCTTATTATTGATCTGTGACAATCTCCGTGACCCTGGGAACCTGGGGACAATTCTGAGATCTGCTGCTGGGGCAGGCTGCAGCAAAGTATTACTCACCAAAG gTTGTGTGGATCCCTGGGAGCCCAAAGTGCTGCGGGCCGGGATGGGCGCACATTTCCAGGTGCCCATCATCAACAATCTGGACTGGGAAGCAGTGCCCAACTACCTGCCCACCAATACCCGGGTCTTCGTGGCTGACAACTGCGGCCTTTATGCGCAGGCCCAGGCCCAGATGTCTAATAAGGCTAGTGACCATGGCTGGATATGTGACCGACGACTCCTAAAGTTTCACAAgtatgaggaagaggaagaggatctAGAAGATGGAGCCTGTGAAGGCTGGCTCCCCGAACTTGAGGTCCAGAGTTACGACTCGGATTGGACAGAGGCACCAGCAGCAGTGGTAGTAGGTGGGGAGACCCATGGCTTGAGCCTGGAGTCCCTGCAGTTGGCCGAGAGCACCAGGGGCGGGCGCCTGCTGATCCCCATCGTACCTGGTGTGGACAGCCTCAACTCCGCCATGGCTGCAAGCATCCTGCTCTTTGAAGGGAAACGACAACTGCGG GAAGGAGCAGCTTTTATCAACTGA
- the MRM3 gene encoding rRNA methyltransferase 3, mitochondrial isoform X1, whose product MAALLNRVGWATRPVLPVVQIWDLDARRWVRALRRSPVKVVFPSGQVVERKPSPGKQPRKAAAEASPREQRLKQPFQVPPSQTPSTWEESGLRYDKAFPGDKRLSSVMTIVKSRPFREKQGKILLEGRRLIADALKAGAVPKVFFFSRLDYIKELPIEKLKGVGLIKVKFEDIKDWSDLVTPQGIMGIFAKPDHVKMTYPETQLRHTLPLLLICDNLRDPGNLGTILRSAAGAGCSKVLLTKGCVDPWEPKVLRAGMGAHFQVPIINNLDWEAVPNYLPTNTRVFVADNCGLYAQAQAQMSNKASDHGWICDRRLLKFHKYEEEEEDLEDGACEGWLPELEVQSYDSDWTEAPAAVVVGGETHGLSLESLQLAESTRGGRLLIPIVPGVDSLNSAMAASILLFEGKRQLRVRAEHLSRDRSYH is encoded by the exons ATGGCGGCGCTGTTGAATCGCGTGGGCTGGGCAACGCGACCTGTGCTGCCAGTGGTCCAGATTTGGGACCTTGACGCGCGGCGCTGGGTCCGGGCGCTGCGGCGAAGCCCCGTGAAAGTGGTGTTTCCATCCGGTCAGGTGGTGGAACGGAAGCCCAGTCCCGGGAAGCAGCCCCGGAAGGCGGCGGCGGAGGCCAGTCCCCGCGAGCAGCGGCTGAAGCAGCCGTTTCAGGTCCCCCCATCTCAGACACCAAGCACCTGGGAAGAGTCCGGGCTTCGCTATGATAAGGCTTTCCCTGGAGACAAAAGGCTGAG CAGTGTGATGACAATAGTTAAGTCCAGGCCATTTCGGGAAAAGCAAGGGAAGATTCTGCTGGAAGGTCGTAGGCTGATCGCAGACGCTCTCAAGGCTGGTGCTGTGCCCAAAGTTTTCTTCTTTAGCCGTCTGGACTACATAAAGGAGCTGCCCATTGAGAAGCTGAAAGGTGTTGGCCTCATTAAGGTGAAATTTGAGGATATCAAGGATTGGTCCGACCTAGTGACACCACAAGGAATAATGG GGATTTTTGCCAAACCTGACCATGTTAAGATGACATACCCAGAGACTCAGCTTCGTCACACACTGCCCTTATTATTGATCTGTGACAATCTCCGTGACCCTGGGAACCTGGGGACAATTCTGAGATCTGCTGCTGGGGCAGGCTGCAGCAAAGTATTACTCACCAAAG gTTGTGTGGATCCCTGGGAGCCCAAAGTGCTGCGGGCCGGGATGGGCGCACATTTCCAGGTGCCCATCATCAACAATCTGGACTGGGAAGCAGTGCCCAACTACCTGCCCACCAATACCCGGGTCTTCGTGGCTGACAACTGCGGCCTTTATGCGCAGGCCCAGGCCCAGATGTCTAATAAGGCTAGTGACCATGGCTGGATATGTGACCGACGACTCCTAAAGTTTCACAAgtatgaggaagaggaagaggatctAGAAGATGGAGCCTGTGAAGGCTGGCTCCCCGAACTTGAGGTCCAGAGTTACGACTCGGATTGGACAGAGGCACCAGCAGCAGTGGTAGTAGGTGGGGAGACCCATGGCTTGAGCCTGGAGTCCCTGCAGTTGGCCGAGAGCACCAGGGGCGGGCGCCTGCTGATCCCCATCGTACCTGGTGTGGACAGCCTCAACTCCGCCATGGCTGCAAGCATCCTGCTCTTTGAAGGGAAACGACAACTGCGGGTAAGGGCGGAACACTTGAGCAGGGACAGGAGTTACCACTGA
- the MRM3 gene encoding rRNA methyltransferase 3, mitochondrial isoform X4, protein MTYPETQLRHTLPLLLICDNLRDPGNLGTILRSAAGAGCSKVLLTKGCVDPWEPKVLRAGMGAHFQVPIINNLDWEAVPNYLPTNTRVFVADNCGLYAQAQAQMSNKASDHGWICDRRLLKFHKYEEEEEDLEDGACEGWLPELEVQSYDSDWTEAPAAVVVGGETHGLSLESLQLAESTRGGRLLIPIVPGVDSLNSAMAASILLFEGKRQLRVRAEHLSRDRSYH, encoded by the exons ATGACATACCCAGAGACTCAGCTTCGTCACACACTGCCCTTATTATTGATCTGTGACAATCTCCGTGACCCTGGGAACCTGGGGACAATTCTGAGATCTGCTGCTGGGGCAGGCTGCAGCAAAGTATTACTCACCAAAG gTTGTGTGGATCCCTGGGAGCCCAAAGTGCTGCGGGCCGGGATGGGCGCACATTTCCAGGTGCCCATCATCAACAATCTGGACTGGGAAGCAGTGCCCAACTACCTGCCCACCAATACCCGGGTCTTCGTGGCTGACAACTGCGGCCTTTATGCGCAGGCCCAGGCCCAGATGTCTAATAAGGCTAGTGACCATGGCTGGATATGTGACCGACGACTCCTAAAGTTTCACAAgtatgaggaagaggaagaggatctAGAAGATGGAGCCTGTGAAGGCTGGCTCCCCGAACTTGAGGTCCAGAGTTACGACTCGGATTGGACAGAGGCACCAGCAGCAGTGGTAGTAGGTGGGGAGACCCATGGCTTGAGCCTGGAGTCCCTGCAGTTGGCCGAGAGCACCAGGGGCGGGCGCCTGCTGATCCCCATCGTACCTGGTGTGGACAGCCTCAACTCCGCCATGGCTGCAAGCATCCTGCTCTTTGAAGGGAAACGACAACTGCGGGTAAGGGCGGAACACTTGAGCAGGGACAGGAGTTACCACTGA